From Solwaraspora sp. WMMD1047, the proteins below share one genomic window:
- a CDS encoding amidohydrolase family protein → MIIDAHHHLWRPERGYPWLDEPGLTAIRRPFTPADLTAELTATGVHGTVLVEGGRCHPDEAAEFLGYAADTAPILGVVAWLDVAAGNVSGTIDGYRRLRGGELLVGVRSQVQGDPDPDYLDRVDVRRGLADVAAAGLAFDLVIRADQLPAAARAARALPQLRFVLDHLGKPRIDQGAAGLSSWRGPVAELAANANVTGKLSGLVTEARPDWSPDELRPFVEVAIEEFGADRLMFGSDWPVCLLRSDYPGVRRALEVALPPLSTRQRRDIFAGTAIRTYGLTLPADGIDPDAPSA, encoded by the coding sequence ATGATCATCGACGCGCACCATCACCTGTGGCGGCCGGAACGCGGCTACCCCTGGCTCGACGAACCCGGGCTGACCGCCATCCGCCGGCCGTTCACCCCGGCCGACCTGACCGCCGAGCTCACCGCGACGGGCGTGCACGGCACCGTGCTCGTGGAGGGCGGCCGCTGCCACCCCGACGAGGCGGCCGAGTTCCTCGGCTACGCCGCCGACACGGCGCCCATCCTCGGGGTGGTGGCCTGGCTGGATGTCGCGGCCGGGAACGTCTCCGGCACCATCGACGGCTACCGCCGGCTGCGTGGGGGTGAGCTGCTGGTCGGCGTACGGTCGCAGGTGCAGGGCGACCCGGACCCCGACTACCTGGACCGGGTCGACGTGCGGCGCGGCCTCGCCGACGTCGCCGCCGCCGGGCTCGCCTTCGACCTGGTGATCCGGGCCGACCAGCTGCCGGCGGCGGCCCGGGCGGCGCGGGCCCTGCCGCAGCTCCGGTTCGTCCTCGACCACCTGGGAAAACCCCGGATCGACCAGGGTGCGGCGGGCCTGTCGAGCTGGCGGGGGCCAGTCGCCGAGCTGGCCGCCAACGCCAACGTCACCGGCAAGCTCTCCGGACTGGTCACCGAGGCCCGGCCGGACTGGTCGCCGGACGAGCTGCGCCCGTTCGTCGAGGTGGCGATCGAGGAGTTCGGGGCCGATCGTCTGATGTTTGGCTCGGACTGGCCGGTGTGCCTGCTCAGGTCCGACTACCCGGGGGTGCGGCGGGCGCTGGAGGTCGCGCTGCCGCCGCTGTCGACGCGGCAGCGGCGCGACATCTTCGCCGGCACCGCCATCCGCACCTACGGCCTGACCCTCCCGGCCGACGGGATCGACCCCGACGCGCCGTCGGCATGA
- a CDS encoding ABC transporter permease — protein sequence MSETLSTAPPPSSASPPPGRPPASSRSLAIARLRDLALVPAIIAVAIVGSIVSPVFLRSDNIINVLQSMSEIAILVLAQTIVLITGKMDLSLESTFGLAPGVAAWLVIDPALTRGLGLNALPDGWAVPVVLLVGALVGAFNGLLIVRFGLNGFIVTLGMLIVLRGLLTGISGGQTFFALPESMTYLGSTSWLGIPASIWLSLLLFAGGIVILGYTRAGRSLYAIGGNADAARAAGIRTDRVLWIALIVASVLAALAGLLISGRLAAVPAAQGSGAIFQVFAAAVIGGVSLNGGKGSVFGAFTGVLLLFMIINVLTLAGVPAQWTNFLNGTVILVALVVSRITGGKAQT from the coding sequence ATGTCTGAGACGCTCTCCACCGCCCCGCCACCGTCGTCGGCGTCGCCACCGCCGGGTCGACCGCCCGCCTCGTCCCGGAGTCTGGCCATTGCCCGGCTGCGCGACCTGGCGCTGGTGCCGGCGATCATCGCGGTCGCGATCGTGGGGTCGATCGTCAGCCCGGTCTTCCTGCGGTCCGACAACATCATCAACGTGCTGCAGAGCATGTCGGAGATCGCCATCCTGGTTCTGGCCCAGACGATCGTGCTGATCACCGGCAAGATGGACCTGTCGCTGGAGTCCACCTTCGGTCTCGCGCCCGGGGTCGCGGCGTGGCTGGTCATCGATCCGGCGCTGACCCGGGGTCTCGGCCTGAACGCGCTGCCGGACGGCTGGGCGGTCCCGGTCGTCCTGCTCGTCGGTGCCCTGGTCGGCGCCTTCAACGGGCTGCTCATCGTCCGCTTCGGCCTCAACGGCTTCATCGTGACGCTGGGCATGCTGATCGTGCTGCGCGGACTGCTCACCGGCATCTCCGGTGGACAGACCTTTTTCGCGTTGCCGGAGTCGATGACCTACCTCGGCTCCACCAGTTGGCTGGGGATTCCGGCCTCGATCTGGCTGTCGCTGCTGCTGTTCGCCGGGGGGATCGTCATCCTCGGCTACACCCGCGCCGGTCGGTCGCTCTACGCGATCGGCGGTAACGCCGACGCGGCCCGGGCGGCCGGGATCCGGACCGATCGGGTGCTGTGGATCGCGTTGATCGTGGCCAGTGTGCTCGCGGCGCTCGCCGGCCTGCTGATCAGCGGCCGGCTGGCGGCGGTACCGGCCGCCCAGGGCAGTGGCGCCATCTTCCAGGTCTTCGCGGCTGCGGTGATCGGCGGCGTCAGCCTCAACGGCGGCAAGGGCAGCGTCTTCGGCGCCTTCACCGGCGTACTCCTTTTATTTATGATTATCAATGTTTTGACCCTGGCCGGGGTGCCCGCGCAGTGGACGAACTTCCTGAACGGCACCGTCATCCTGGTGGCCCTGGTGGTCTCCCGCATCACCGGAGGCAAGGCACAGACCTGA
- a CDS encoding enolase C-terminal domain-like protein, translated as MTERISAVETIDVRFPTSRHRDGSDAMNPFPDYSAAYVILRTSTGAQGHGLVFTVGRGTEIQVAAVRSLAPMVVGQPVDELLADPGALARRLVGDSQIRWLGPEKGVVHMAAGGLVNAVWDLAGRRAGKPLWKLLADLTPEQLVAQVDFRYLRDALTEEEALALLRAAAAGRAEREHRLRAEGYPAYTTTPGWLGYDDEKLARLCKEAVGAGYRLIKLKVGGNLADDVRRMTIARQAVGPDVAIAVDANQIWGVPEAIRWMRELAPYDPYWIEEPTSPDDVLGHAEVRKALAPVKVATGEHVHNAVMFKQLLRADAVDVVQIDACRVAGVNENLAILLLAAKFGVPVCPHAGGVGLCELVQHLAMFDFVAVSGSTSDRAIEYIDHLHEHFVDPVRVRDGRYLAPTAAGMSAEIVAATLADYRFPDGPQWTSTPTGEVA; from the coding sequence GTGACTGAACGCATCTCGGCCGTAGAAACCATCGACGTACGGTTCCCCACCTCCCGGCACCGCGACGGATCGGACGCGATGAACCCGTTCCCGGACTACTCCGCGGCGTACGTCATCCTGCGGACCTCGACGGGGGCGCAGGGCCACGGCCTGGTCTTCACCGTCGGCCGGGGCACCGAGATCCAGGTCGCGGCGGTACGGTCGCTCGCCCCGATGGTGGTCGGCCAGCCGGTCGACGAACTGCTCGCCGATCCGGGGGCGCTGGCCCGGCGGCTCGTCGGCGACAGCCAGATCAGGTGGCTCGGCCCGGAGAAGGGCGTCGTGCACATGGCCGCCGGTGGGCTGGTCAACGCGGTGTGGGACCTCGCCGGCCGGCGGGCCGGCAAGCCGCTCTGGAAGCTGCTCGCCGATCTCACCCCGGAGCAGCTCGTGGCGCAGGTCGACTTCCGCTACCTGCGCGACGCCCTCACCGAGGAGGAGGCGCTGGCGCTGCTGCGCGCCGCCGCCGCGGGCCGGGCCGAGCGCGAGCACCGGCTGCGGGCGGAGGGCTACCCCGCCTACACCACCACCCCCGGCTGGCTGGGCTACGACGACGAGAAGCTGGCCCGGCTCTGCAAGGAGGCGGTCGGGGCGGGCTACCGGCTGATCAAACTCAAGGTCGGTGGCAACCTGGCCGACGACGTCCGCCGGATGACCATCGCCCGGCAGGCGGTCGGGCCGGACGTCGCGATCGCCGTCGACGCCAACCAGATCTGGGGCGTACCCGAGGCGATCCGGTGGATGCGCGAGTTGGCGCCGTACGACCCGTACTGGATCGAGGAGCCGACCTCCCCGGACGACGTGCTCGGGCACGCCGAGGTGCGCAAGGCGCTCGCCCCGGTCAAGGTGGCGACCGGCGAACACGTGCACAACGCGGTGATGTTCAAGCAGTTGCTGCGGGCCGACGCGGTCGACGTGGTGCAGATCGACGCCTGCCGGGTCGCCGGGGTCAACGAGAACCTGGCGATCCTGCTGCTCGCCGCGAAGTTCGGGGTGCCGGTCTGCCCGCACGCCGGCGGGGTGGGGCTCTGCGAACTCGTGCAGCACCTGGCGATGTTCGACTTCGTCGCGGTCAGCGGCAGCACCTCCGACCGGGCGATCGAGTACATCGACCACCTGCACGAACACTTCGTCGATCCGGTACGCGTCCGCGACGGACGGTATCTCGCGCCGACCGCCGCCGGCATGAGCGCGGAGATCGTCGCCGCCACCCTGGCCGACTACCGGTTCCCCGACGGTCCGCAATGGACCTCGACGCCGACCGGGGAGGTCGCATGA
- a CDS encoding aldo/keto reductase: MQYRPLGRTGLTVSMLGYGASPLGGVFGQIDEQAGIRAVRTALDLGVNIIDVAPYYGATVAEQVLGRALRGVDRDTYLLASKVGRYGDSAFDFSAARVTASVEESLGRLGTDHLDLVQCHDIEFGDLDQIIDETLPTLAGLRAAGKVRFLGITGYPLPALARVAAAVPVDTVLSYCRYTLLDRTLAAAAPGFATAGAAVMNASPLAMGLLTRRGAPDWHPAPPEVRRAAAAVADRCAARGVDIAQVALSFAAAPVEFATTFVGSANADNMADNVRWALSDIDPDLLQEIEKVVAPVLNYAWSTGRPENNNPGEAA, translated from the coding sequence ATGCAGTACCGTCCCCTCGGTCGGACCGGCCTGACCGTGTCGATGCTCGGCTACGGTGCCTCGCCGCTCGGCGGGGTCTTCGGCCAGATCGACGAGCAGGCCGGCATCCGCGCCGTCCGCACCGCGCTCGACCTGGGCGTGAACATCATCGACGTGGCGCCGTACTACGGCGCCACCGTGGCCGAGCAGGTGCTCGGCCGGGCGCTGCGCGGCGTCGACCGGGACACCTACCTCCTCGCCTCCAAGGTCGGCCGGTACGGCGACTCGGCGTTCGACTTCTCCGCCGCGCGCGTCACGGCCAGCGTCGAGGAGAGCCTGGGCCGGCTCGGCACCGACCACCTCGACCTCGTCCAGTGCCACGACATCGAATTCGGCGATCTCGACCAGATCATCGACGAGACGCTGCCGACCCTGGCCGGGCTGCGGGCGGCGGGGAAGGTCCGCTTCCTCGGCATCACCGGCTACCCGCTGCCCGCGCTGGCCCGGGTGGCGGCCGCGGTGCCGGTGGACACCGTCCTCTCCTACTGCCGCTACACGCTGCTGGACCGTACGCTGGCCGCCGCGGCGCCCGGATTCGCCACCGCCGGCGCCGCGGTGATGAACGCGTCGCCGCTGGCGATGGGGCTGCTGACGCGCCGCGGAGCGCCCGACTGGCACCCGGCGCCACCCGAGGTACGGCGGGCCGCGGCCGCCGTCGCGGACCGCTGCGCCGCGCGGGGCGTCGACATCGCCCAGGTGGCGCTGAGCTTCGCCGCCGCGCCGGTCGAGTTCGCCACCACCTTCGTCGGCTCGGCAAACGCCGACAACATGGCCGACAACGTGCGCTGGGCGCTCTCGGACATCGACCCCGACCTGCTCCAGGAGATCGAGAAGGTGGTCGCGCCGGTGCTCAATTACGCCTGGTCCACCGGCCGGCCGGAGAACAACAATCCCGGGGAGGCGGCATGA
- a CDS encoding beta-L-arabinofuranosidase domain-containing protein, with product MSDLPINRRRLLQTAAGGALVSMTGAGLLGARPAAAAVVPPARADIGVSAYPFPLGQVRLTAGRLMDNQNRTLNYLRFVDVDRLLRNFRANHRLSTNGAANNGGWDAPSFPFRTHMQGHFLTAWSQMYAVLGDTTCRDKANYMVAELAKCQANNGAAGFSAGYLSGFPESDFTAVEQRTLNNGNVPYYCIDKTLMGLLDAWRYLGNTQARTVLLALAGWVDTRTARLTYNQMQAMLGTEFGGMNAVLTDIYQQTGDARWLTTAQRFDHAAVFNPLAANQDQLNGLHANTQVPKWVGAAREYKATGTTRYRDIAGNAWNMTVNAHTYAIGGNSQAEHFRPPNAIAGYLSNDTCEHCNTYNMLKLTRELWLLDPNRVAYFDYYERALLNHLVGAQNPADNHGHITYFTPLRPGGRRGVGPAWGGGTWSTDYNSFWCCQGTGIETNTKLMDSIYFYNDTTLTVNLFVPSVLTWSQRGITVTQSTNYPVSDTSTLTLAGTMSGSWSIRVRIPGWTTGATISVNGQAQDVATTPGSYATVTRTWAAGDTITVRLPMRVTMQAANDNANLQAVTYGPAVLCGNYGNSTVSSAPSLNVSSITRTSTSSLAFTASANGSTVNLGPFHDAQGFNYVVYWNTGSGSNPGGGTYKLTNAASGLVLGVQNMSTADGGLAVMWGDTGTADHRWVMITDGDAVRFRNVNSGKVLGVENMSGADNARVLQWADNGTADHRWILVNNGDGTYRIRNVHSGKLLGVLNGNTAWGTQVVQDSDNGSADNRWRLVQVA from the coding sequence ATGTCCGACCTGCCTATCAACCGGCGCCGGCTGCTGCAGACCGCCGCCGGCGGGGCACTCGTCTCGATGACCGGCGCGGGGCTGCTGGGGGCACGCCCGGCGGCGGCTGCCGTGGTCCCGCCGGCCCGCGCGGACATCGGCGTCTCGGCGTACCCGTTCCCGTTGGGTCAGGTCCGGCTCACCGCCGGCCGGCTCATGGACAACCAGAACCGCACCCTGAACTACCTGCGCTTCGTCGACGTGGACCGGCTGCTCCGCAACTTCCGGGCCAACCACCGGCTGTCGACCAACGGCGCCGCGAACAACGGCGGCTGGGACGCCCCCTCGTTCCCGTTCCGCACCCACATGCAGGGACACTTCCTGACCGCCTGGTCCCAGATGTACGCGGTGCTCGGTGACACGACGTGCCGGGACAAGGCCAACTACATGGTCGCCGAGCTGGCCAAGTGCCAGGCGAACAACGGTGCCGCCGGATTCAGCGCGGGCTACCTCTCCGGCTTCCCGGAGTCCGACTTCACCGCCGTCGAACAGCGCACCCTCAACAACGGCAACGTCCCCTACTACTGCATCGACAAGACGCTCATGGGGCTGCTGGACGCCTGGCGCTACCTCGGCAACACCCAGGCCCGCACCGTCCTGCTCGCGCTCGCCGGCTGGGTGGACACCCGGACGGCGCGGCTGACCTACAACCAGATGCAGGCGATGCTGGGCACCGAGTTCGGTGGCATGAACGCCGTCCTCACCGACATCTACCAGCAGACCGGTGACGCCCGCTGGCTGACCACCGCCCAGCGCTTCGACCACGCCGCCGTGTTCAACCCGCTCGCGGCCAACCAGGACCAGCTCAACGGGCTGCACGCCAACACCCAGGTGCCCAAGTGGGTCGGCGCCGCCCGGGAGTACAAGGCCACCGGCACCACCCGCTACCGCGACATCGCCGGCAACGCCTGGAACATGACCGTCAACGCGCACACCTACGCGATCGGCGGCAACAGCCAGGCCGAGCACTTCCGGCCGCCGAACGCGATCGCGGGCTACCTGAGCAACGACACCTGCGAGCACTGCAACACCTACAACATGCTCAAGCTGACCCGGGAACTGTGGCTGCTCGACCCGAACCGGGTGGCCTACTTCGACTACTACGAGCGGGCGCTGCTCAACCACCTGGTCGGCGCGCAGAACCCGGCCGACAACCACGGGCACATCACCTACTTCACGCCGCTGCGGCCCGGCGGACGCCGGGGCGTGGGGCCGGCCTGGGGCGGCGGCACCTGGAGCACCGACTACAACTCGTTCTGGTGCTGCCAGGGCACCGGGATCGAGACGAACACGAAGCTGATGGACTCCATCTACTTCTACAACGACACCACGCTGACGGTGAACCTGTTCGTGCCGTCGGTGTTGACCTGGTCGCAGCGGGGCATCACGGTCACCCAGAGCACCAACTATCCGGTGAGCGACACCAGCACGCTGACGCTGGCCGGCACGATGAGCGGTTCGTGGAGCATCCGGGTCCGGATCCCCGGCTGGACCACCGGCGCGACGATAAGCGTCAACGGCCAGGCGCAGGACGTGGCGACCACGCCCGGCAGCTACGCCACCGTCACCCGGACCTGGGCCGCCGGCGACACCATCACCGTCCGGCTGCCGATGCGGGTCACCATGCAGGCGGCCAACGACAACGCCAACCTCCAGGCGGTCACCTACGGTCCGGCGGTGCTCTGCGGCAACTACGGCAACTCCACGGTCAGCTCTGCCCCGTCGCTGAACGTCTCGTCGATCACCCGGACCAGCACCAGCTCGCTGGCGTTCACCGCGTCCGCCAACGGGTCGACGGTCAACCTCGGGCCGTTCCACGACGCCCAGGGCTTCAACTATGTCGTCTACTGGAACACCGGCTCGGGCAGCAACCCCGGCGGCGGCACCTACAAGCTGACCAACGCGGCCTCCGGCCTGGTGCTCGGGGTGCAGAACATGTCCACCGCGGACGGCGGGCTGGCCGTGATGTGGGGCGACACCGGGACCGCCGACCACCGCTGGGTCATGATCACCGACGGCGACGCGGTGCGGTTCCGCAACGTCAACAGCGGCAAGGTGCTCGGCGTGGAGAACATGTCCGGCGCCGACAACGCCCGTGTCCTGCAGTGGGCGGACAACGGCACCGCCGACCACCGCTGGATTCTGGTCAACAACGGCGACGGCACCTACCGGATCCGCAACGTCCACAGCGGCAAGCTCCTCGGCGTGCTCAACGGCAACACCGCCTGGGGTACGCAGGTCGTCCAGGACTCGGACAACGGCAGCGCCGACAACCGCTGGCGGCTGGTCCAGGTGGCCTGA
- a CDS encoding sugar ABC transporter ATP-binding protein gives MSTPAQRRTDGSAGDGRPVVEAVDITKRFGSTVALSGVDLVVRPGETHALVGRNGAGKSTLVGILTGLLAADHGTVTFDGRPAPPLGDRDAWRQRVACVYQRSTIIPTLTVAENLFLNRHARGAGGLIHWSRLRREAARLLAAWSVDVDVRQPASTLTVEQRQFVEIARALSFGARFIILDEPTAQLDGAGINRLFTRIRDLRSQGVTFLFISHHLQEIYEICDQVTVFRDARHILTAPVAQLSRPALVTAMTGEDVSMPESDRRLMPADAPVLLSVRDLVTASGAELSLAARAGEVVGLAGGGGSGKVEVAEAITGLARPARGTVAVDGRVLRPGSVPDALDAGIGLVPQDRHREGLVPLLSIAENVTMTVPDRIGRRGLISSARRDALARDTIAALTIKAAGPGVPVAELSGGNQQKVVMGRALASDPKVLVLITPTAGVDVRSKQTLLGVVEEVRRRGTAVLVVSDELDDLRICDRVLVMFQGRVVDEMTHGWRDNDLVAAMEGVDLHHV, from the coding sequence ATGAGTACGCCCGCGCAGCGCCGGACCGACGGATCGGCCGGCGACGGCCGACCCGTCGTCGAGGCCGTCGACATCACCAAACGGTTCGGCTCGACGGTCGCCCTGTCCGGGGTCGACCTGGTGGTCCGGCCGGGTGAGACGCACGCCCTGGTCGGACGCAACGGCGCCGGCAAGTCGACGCTTGTCGGCATTCTCACCGGGCTGCTCGCCGCCGACCACGGCACGGTGACCTTCGACGGGCGGCCGGCGCCGCCGTTGGGGGATCGCGACGCCTGGCGGCAGCGGGTGGCCTGCGTCTACCAGCGGTCGACGATCATCCCCACCCTCACCGTGGCGGAGAACCTGTTCCTCAACCGGCACGCCCGGGGCGCGGGCGGACTGATCCACTGGTCCCGGCTGCGCCGGGAGGCGGCGCGGCTGCTGGCGGCGTGGTCGGTCGATGTCGACGTCCGGCAGCCCGCCTCCACCCTCACCGTCGAGCAGCGGCAGTTCGTGGAGATCGCCCGGGCGCTCTCCTTCGGCGCCCGGTTCATCATCCTCGACGAGCCGACCGCCCAGCTCGACGGCGCCGGCATCAACCGGCTCTTCACCCGGATCCGGGACCTGCGGTCCCAGGGGGTGACGTTCCTGTTCATCAGCCACCATCTGCAGGAGATCTACGAGATCTGCGACCAGGTGACCGTCTTCCGCGACGCCCGGCACATCCTCACCGCTCCGGTGGCGCAGCTGAGCCGGCCGGCGCTGGTCACCGCGATGACCGGCGAGGACGTGTCGATGCCGGAGTCCGACCGCCGGTTGATGCCCGCCGACGCGCCGGTGCTGCTGTCGGTGCGTGACCTGGTCACCGCATCCGGCGCCGAGCTGTCGCTGGCGGCCCGGGCCGGCGAGGTGGTCGGCCTCGCGGGCGGGGGCGGCAGCGGCAAGGTCGAGGTCGCGGAGGCGATCACCGGGCTGGCCCGGCCCGCCCGGGGCACGGTCGCCGTCGACGGCCGGGTGCTCCGGCCGGGCAGTGTGCCCGACGCCCTCGACGCCGGCATCGGGCTGGTGCCGCAGGACCGGCACCGGGAGGGCCTGGTGCCGTTGCTCTCCATCGCCGAGAACGTGACGATGACCGTGCCGGATCGAATCGGCCGGCGGGGCCTCATCTCGTCCGCCCGCCGCGACGCCCTGGCCCGCGACACCATCGCCGCGCTGACGATCAAGGCGGCCGGGCCGGGCGTGCCGGTCGCCGAGCTGTCCGGTGGCAACCAGCAGAAGGTGGTCATGGGCCGGGCGTTGGCCAGCGACCCGAAGGTGCTGGTGCTGATCACGCCGACCGCCGGCGTCGACGTGCGGTCCAAGCAGACCCTCCTGGGCGTCGTCGAGGAGGTCCGCCGACGTGGCACGGCCGTGCTCGTCGTCTCCGACGAACTCGACGACCTGCGGATCTGTGACCGGGTGCTGGTGATGTTCCAGGGCCGGGTCGTCGACGAGATGACGCACGGCTGGCGTGACAACGATCTGGTCGCCGCCATGGAAGGGGTGGATCTGCACCATGTCTGA
- a CDS encoding alcohol dehydrogenase catalytic domain-containing protein codes for MNRSAHYVGERTFVVEETAAVPPGPGQVRLDVAYTGICGTDLHIAHGAMDQRVRVPAVIGHEMSGRVAEVGPGVADHRVGDPVTVLPLDWCGECPACRAGHTHICHRLNFVGIDSPGSMQRSWTVPARLLVPLPDGLPLATATLVEPTAVAVHDVRRSRLVAGEHAVVIGAGPVGLLIGAVARAAGAAVTMLELDPRRRQLATDLDLPAVDPATVDVARHVQAATGGAGADVVFEVSGSAAGVRTATDLLAVRGRLVVVAIHPTPREVDLHRVFWRELELIGVRVYEQEDYAEAVRLVHGGQVPADRLISRIVPLAEVAQAFEALAAGGDVKVLVDCGGDA; via the coding sequence ATGAACCGCAGCGCACACTACGTCGGCGAACGGACCTTCGTCGTCGAGGAGACCGCGGCGGTGCCACCCGGCCCCGGCCAGGTACGCCTCGACGTCGCGTACACCGGGATCTGCGGCACCGACCTGCACATCGCGCACGGCGCGATGGACCAGCGGGTCCGGGTACCGGCGGTGATCGGACACGAGATGTCGGGCCGCGTCGCCGAGGTCGGCCCGGGCGTCGCGGACCACCGGGTGGGTGACCCGGTGACCGTGCTGCCGCTGGACTGGTGCGGCGAGTGTCCGGCCTGCCGCGCCGGCCACACCCACATCTGTCACCGGCTCAACTTCGTCGGCATCGACTCCCCGGGCTCGATGCAGCGCTCCTGGACGGTACCGGCGCGGCTGCTGGTGCCGCTGCCGGACGGGCTGCCCCTGGCGACGGCCACGCTCGTCGAGCCGACCGCGGTGGCCGTGCACGACGTACGGCGCTCCCGGCTCGTCGCCGGCGAACACGCGGTCGTCATCGGCGCCGGCCCGGTCGGTCTGCTGATCGGCGCCGTCGCCCGGGCGGCCGGGGCCGCGGTGACCATGCTGGAGCTCGACCCGCGGCGCCGCCAACTCGCCACCGATCTGGACCTGCCCGCCGTCGATCCGGCGACCGTCGATGTCGCGCGGCACGTCCAGGCGGCGACCGGTGGGGCGGGGGCGGACGTGGTGTTCGAGGTCTCCGGCTCGGCGGCCGGCGTCCGCACCGCGACCGACCTGCTCGCCGTACGCGGGCGGCTGGTCGTGGTGGCGATCCATCCCACCCCGCGCGAGGTGGATCTGCACCGGGTCTTCTGGCGCGAACTGGAGCTGATCGGCGTGCGGGTGTACGAGCAGGAGGACTACGCCGAGGCGGTCCGGCTGGTGCACGGCGGCCAGGTGCCCGCCGACCGGCTCATCTCCCGCATCGTCCCGCTGGCCGAGGTGGCGCAGGCGTTCGAGGCGCTCGCCGCCGGTGGCGACGTGAAGGTGCTGGTGGACTGTGGAGGCGACGCGTGA
- a CDS encoding FadR/GntR family transcriptional regulator, with protein sequence MALTDDAIAKIRSMIQSGELPPGARLPPEPQLAAQMGLSRSGVREAVKVLESARVLDVRRGDGTYVTSLAPRLLLEGLGVAVELLRDDTLLEVMEVRRMLEPVATGLAALRMTGTQLDELSQILDDMRGAADDAEKLIQFDTAFHHTVVAAAGNETLTSLLDGLSSRTLRARVWRGLIEGNAAHKTIDEHHAIYLALRSRDQLLAHASALIHVNTSEAWLRTVLAAKATDA encoded by the coding sequence ATGGCACTTACCGACGACGCGATCGCCAAGATCCGCAGCATGATCCAGAGCGGCGAGCTGCCGCCGGGTGCGCGGCTGCCGCCGGAGCCGCAGTTGGCCGCGCAGATGGGGCTGTCGCGCAGCGGGGTCCGGGAGGCCGTGAAGGTGCTCGAATCGGCCCGGGTGCTCGACGTACGCCGCGGTGACGGCACCTACGTCACGAGCCTCGCGCCCCGGCTGCTGCTGGAGGGCCTGGGCGTCGCGGTCGAACTGCTGCGCGACGACACCCTGCTGGAGGTGATGGAGGTACGCCGGATGCTGGAGCCGGTGGCGACCGGCCTGGCCGCGCTGCGGATGACCGGCACCCAACTGGACGAGCTCAGCCAGATTCTCGACGACATGCGGGGGGCGGCCGACGACGCGGAGAAGCTGATCCAGTTCGACACCGCCTTCCACCACACCGTCGTCGCCGCCGCCGGCAACGAGACGCTCACCTCGCTGCTGGACGGGCTCTCCAGCCGCACCCTGCGGGCCCGGGTGTGGCGAGGGCTGATCGAGGGCAACGCGGCGCACAAGACGATCGACGAGCACCACGCGATCTACCTCGCGCTGCGCTCGCGCGACCAACTGCTCGCCCACGCCAGCGCGCTCATCCACGTCAACACCTCCGAGGCGTGGCTGCGTACGGTGCTCGCCGCCAAGGCGACGGACGCCTGA
- a CDS encoding SDR family oxidoreductase → MNPFDLTGRLAVVTGCRRGIGLAMAEALAAAGADVLGVSAGLEETGSEVAERVAAHGRSFEPYRVDLAERTAVRALAERLGQRDRPIDILVNNAGTIRRAPAAEHTDEDWDHVLEVDLSAAFVLAREIGRDMLRHGSGKIIFTASMLSFQGGVTVPGYAAAKSGIAGLTRALANEWAGRGVNVNAIAPGYISTDNTQALREQPERNRAILERIPAGRWGRPDDLAGVTVFLASDAAAYVHGAVIPVDGGWLAR, encoded by the coding sequence GTGAATCCGTTCGACCTGACCGGCCGGCTGGCCGTGGTGACCGGCTGCCGCCGCGGGATCGGCCTGGCGATGGCCGAGGCGTTGGCGGCGGCCGGCGCCGACGTGCTCGGCGTGAGCGCCGGCCTGGAGGAGACCGGCAGCGAGGTGGCCGAGCGGGTGGCGGCCCATGGGCGCTCGTTCGAGCCGTACCGGGTCGACCTCGCCGAGCGGACCGCGGTCCGGGCCCTCGCCGAACGGCTCGGCCAGCGGGACCGACCGATCGACATTCTCGTCAACAACGCCGGCACCATCCGGCGGGCGCCGGCCGCCGAGCACACCGACGAGGACTGGGACCACGTGCTGGAGGTGGACCTCTCCGCCGCGTTCGTGCTCGCCCGCGAGATCGGCCGGGACATGCTCCGGCACGGCAGCGGGAAGATCATCTTCACCGCGTCGATGCTGAGCTTCCAGGGCGGCGTCACGGTGCCCGGCTACGCGGCCGCGAAGTCCGGGATCGCCGGTCTGACCCGGGCGCTGGCCAACGAGTGGGCGGGCCGGGGGGTGAACGTCAACGCGATCGCGCCCGGCTACATCAGCACCGACAACACCCAGGCGCTGCGGGAGCAGCCGGAGCGGAACCGGGCGATCCTGGAGCGGATCCCGGCCGGCCGGTGGGGCCGGCCCGACGATCTCGCGGGCGTCACCGTCTTCCTCGCCTCCGACGCCGCCGCCTACGTGCACGGCGCGGTGATCCCGGTCGACGGGGGCTGGCTCGCCCGCTGA